TTCTTCTTGAGGGACTACATGGTTTACCAAACCATAATTTAATGCTTGGTTGGCATCAATCATGCCTGCGGTCATTATCATTTCCATAGCCCGTCCTTTACCTATTAATTGTGGCAAACGTTGTGTGCCACCATATCCTGGAATAACACCTAATGATACTTCTGGAAGCCCCATTTTAGCAGTGTCGCTCGCTACTCTAAAATGGCAAGCCATGGCCAATTCCAATCCGCCTCCAAGAGCAAAACCGTTAACGGCAGCAATGACGGGTTTAGATAAATTTTCAACAAAATCGAACAATATTTCTTGCCCTTTTGCTGCTAATTTGGTTCCTTCTGCAACACTAAAATTGGAGAATTCACTAATATCGGCACCGGCAACAAATGCTTTTACACCACTTCCTGTAAGGATAATTACTTTCGTATCTTCATCTTCTTCTTCATCTTTAAAAGCTTCGTGCAACTCTTCAATCGTTTCTTTATTTAAAGCATTTAATTTATTTGGACGGTTTATAGTTATGGTAGTTATACCATTATTTTCTTCTACTAAAATGTTATTGTAAGCCATAATTTATGTTTTTGATAAGACTCTTCGATAAGTCTAAAATGGATTTTTCTTTATCATTTCTTCAATATGCTTTGGGAAAAGTCACCCTAAATACTGTGCCTTTATCTTTTTCTGTTGTAAATGAAATGGTACCGTTATAGGTTTCTACAATATTTTTAACCATGGCCAACCCTAAACCCATACCACTCGTTTTTGTAGTAAACTTTGGTTCAAAAACCTTATCCATGTTTTCCTCTAAAATACCCGAACCGTTATCGGAAATAGTAATAACTACCTCATCATTAGATGTAGACACATTAATACTAATTTTTGGCGCCTGATTTTCTGGCATCGCTTGGGTCGCATTTTTAACCAAATTGGTAACCACACGTATTAATTGGGTTCTATCTAGTTTTGCTATAATTTCATCTTTTTCTGCTGAAAAATCGATGTAATCTTCATTAAAAATTTCTAAAGCGAGCCTTACAATATTAACCACATTTAAGGTTTCATTTTGTTGTGCTGGCATTTTGGCAAAGTTTGAAAATGCTGATGCTATAGAACTCATAGTGTCTATTTGCTGAATCAACGTTTTACTGTATTCATCCAATTTGGAATGAATATGTTCATCTTCAGGATTAAACTTCCGTTGAAAATTTTGAACTGTTAAACGCATGGGGGTTAACGGGTTTTTAATTTCGTGCGCCACTTGCTTAGCCATTTCTCTCCAAGCTTGTTCACGTTCGCTTCGGGCTAATTGTATGGCACTTTCTTCAAGTTCGTCAATCATACTATTATACGAACTAACTAAAGTAGAAATTTCTTCACTCGTATCATCTACAACAATTTTTTGATTGCGCTTTTCTAAACGCGTGGTATTAATTTTATCACTAATGGTTTTTAAAGACTTTGTAATATATTTAGATAGCAAAAACGCGATGGCAATAGCCATAAGTAATACAAACATAAAGGCGACAGCAATACGCTTTAAAAACTCTTCAAGCTCTTTAGTCAGAAAATCGTCTTTCTCTAAATATGGTAAATTTAAGATTGCAATGGCTTTAGATTTTTGATCAATTAAATAAGTGTAAGATGATTGAAATGTTTCGCCATTTTCGATACGCTTATCTACATGTCTATGTAAAGCGGTGTTCGATATGGCGTTTAAAGTTTCGGCATCTAAACATTGATCTGCTTCATTATTTTGCAACCCTGCTTTTGAAGAAATTAACAATGAACCCTCTAAATCGTATAAATTAATTTGAAGTTTGTGGATATCGGCAATGTTATAAACCTCATCTTTAAATATAATAGGGATGTTTTCTGTTTTAACTTCCCAAGTATTTTGCCTGCCATTTAAAACACGTTTTAAATGCGTTTGAATATTCTCTTCTTTACGTTCTAAACGTTCTGTATGGTAGTCTTGACTTTGCTCTTTATATTGGTAAATAGCAACAATAGAAATAAGTACCGATGCCATTAATACTAATAGTATCATGGCTAAAAAAATACGGGTTCGTAAAGAAAGTTTCTTTAATTTCATTCAAACAAATAATCCATTAAATATAGCAATAATTGAACCAAAGACCATTCAGAGAAAAGTTCCAAAAAAACAAATTCCAAATTCCAAATGGTATTATTGAAATTTGATGCTTAAAAAATTGGGTTTTTGTTTTTAAGCATCCGCGTTTTTATCACGAATGTTTTTATAAATTTTAAAACCTAACATAATTAAAACACCTAAAACAAGAATACCTACAACACCCCAAACCCAATTGATGGCACTTTTTAAAACTACTAAAAACACAACAGCAAATAGAATGAAGGTTGCGCCTTCGTTCCAGATACGCATAAAACTAGATGATTTTTTTACCACATCGTTTTGAAGCTGATTATAGTATTGATGTGTTTTTAAATGATAAATGAAAAGCAAGATCACAAATGCTAATTTTACCTGCATCCAAGGTTGTTGTAACCAAAATGGTTGTAAAATGAGGAGCCAAATGGCGAAAATTGTGGCTAATATAGCAGATGGCCATGTGATAATGAACCACAATCGTTTTGCCATAAGCTTTAATTGTTTCCCAAGAATTTCTTTATCGGGCGATGGTTTATGAAATGCTTCTATTTGATAAACGAACAATCTTGGAATGTAAAACAAACCCGCAAACCAAGTGATTACAAAAATAAGATGAAACGATTTTATATAGTTGTAATATTCCATAGCTACATGGGTTGAGTGATTAAATTAGTCTTTATTTCTCTATTTAAAAAATAAGCGGTGACTATAGTTGAAAGCACATCGGAAATAGGAAAGGAAATCCAAACCCCTAATTCACCATAAAACTTTGGTAAAATTAATATTAACGGAATAAAGAAAAACCCTTGACGTGTTAAAGTTAATAATAATGCTGGGATTGCTTTCCCTATAGACTGAAAATAGGCAGCACCAATAAGCTGTATGGCAATTATGGGGGTGGCAGCAAATACCCAACGCATATCGCTTGGTGTTTGTTCAATCACATCCAAATCGGTTGTAAACATGCGAGTTATGGCTTCCGGAAAAACCATTAAAACAATAAAAATACATGTGGATAATATAGCTGCATATTTAATGGCCGTATTGATACTTTGCCTCACTCTATCGTAATTTTCTGCACCATAGTTAAAGCCTGCAATAGGTAGAAAACCTTGTGTAATTCCTAAAACAGGAAACATAGCGAACATGAGCATACGCCCCACAATGGCATAAGCAGTTACTGAAGTTTCGCCACCTAAATCGAATAAAATATTATTCATAAACAAATAGGTAACACTTACCACGGCTTGTCTTGCAAGGGTGACAAAACCTAAAGACCCAATTTCTGAAACGATAGATCTGTTTAATCCGAAATGTGATGCATTAATTTTTAATTCTGAATTTTTAGATAGAAAAAACCATAAAATAAAAATGAAGCAAATAATATATGAAATAGAGGTTGCCCATGCAGCCCCTTCCATTCCCAAATCCAACACATTTATAAAAATATAATCTAAAATCAGATTACTTACTGAAGGAATCATCATCGCATACATGGCAAATTTGGGCTTTCCTTCTGCCCTAATCACCGTGTTTCCCATCATGCTTAAAGCCAAAAATGGTACCCCGTATAATACAATCGTATAATAAACTTTAGCAGGTTCGAAAATAGCACCTTTACCACCAAAGGATAGAATAATAGCATCTTGATATATCAAGCCCACGACTGCTAAAGTAATTGTAAGAAATAAGGTTAAGGTAATTTGATTGCCAAAAGTTTTTAGCGCCTTTACGGGATTATTACTACCTAAAGCTCTTGAGATAATGGAAGACCCACCAATACCAATAGCCATTCCTAAAGCCGCTATAAAGAATGATACAGGCAATACGACATTAATGGCTGCTATAGCTGTGGAACCAATCCAATGTCCTACAAAAATAGTGTCAACTAAAATATTAAGCGACATGACTAATATTCCAATGGATGCGGGTACTGCCTGTTTTATTAAAATTTTACCAATGGGTTGTGAGCCTAAATCCTGGGACGCTACTTTTGCCATTACGATTGAATTGTTTCAATCATTGCCCATGCATTAATCCATTTTGAAAGTAATGAAACCCATGCATTATCATCATTTAAACAAGGTACCGTGGTAAAGTCTTTTCCTCCCATTTCATGAAATATTTCTTGACCTTCCATCGCTATTTCTTCGAGAGTTTCTAAACAATCACTTACAAAGGCTGGGGTTACAATTGCCATGTTTTTAACACCCTTTTTCCCTAAACGCTCTATGGTTCTATCAGTATAAGGTTGCAACCATGGGTCGAAACCTAAACGAGATTGAAACGATGTTGAATAGGTTCCTTCTTGAAACTGCAATTTTTCGGCTACCAATCTGGTGACCTCTAAACATTGGTGACGGTAACAAAACTCGTGAGCTTTACTTGGGGTCGCACAACAACTTCCATCAATTTTACAGTGCGATTTAGTGATATCACTTTTTCGAATATGACGTTCAGGAACACCATGATATGAGAATAATAAATGCTCATAATTCTTGGTTTCTAAATGACGCTTAATAGAATCTGAAAGTACTTCAATATAATCCGGTTTATTGTAAAAAGCAGGGACCGATTCAATTTTTAAATTAGGAAAAAATTGCTGACGAAGTTCTTCAGCTAAAACTGTAATCGTTTCGGTGGTTGCCATAGCAAACTGAGGATATAATGGAAACAACAATACCTCATCCACACCTTTATCTACCAATTCTTGAAGCCCTTTTTTAATAGTCATGCTACCATAGCGCATCGCTAAAGAAACAGGTAAACTAATTTGGTTTTGTAGCTTTTTTTGTAATCGCTCTGATAAAACAATTAAAGGAGACCCCTCTTCCCACCATATTTTTTTATATGCTGCTGCCGATTGTTTTGGACGCGTTTTTAAAATAATACCTTTTACAAGTGCTGCTCTAGCAATAAACGGGATATCAATAACACGCTCATCCATTAAAAATTCCCCTAGATATTTTTTTACATCTTTTGGGGTTGGGCTATCTGGAGAACCTAGGTTTACTAATAATATTCCTTTCATTTTACAAAAATACGATAGAATTTGCAATCATGATATTTAAGAAACAATTAATTTAAATATGAGTAAGCCCTTAAAACAAAAAAGCTATGAATATTAATTCATAGCTTTTTTTCTTTAAAATTATTAGTAACTTTTTATGATAATAGCATATTAAAAATTCAGATTATTACTTTTATTCGTCCAATTCAGATTTGTTAGATACCCAAGCTGGTAATGTAGAGGAATTAAAATCAGTTTTCATTAATGTGTTTACTGTCTCAACACAAACTGTTTTAACTAATCTTTTAGCACTTAAAATATCATAAACTTTACTGAGTTGTTCTTTATTGAATTGGCCAACTACTAAATCTATGTCCACTGATTTGTATACTCCATCTTCTTCAATAAAAGCAAACATATCACTTACCTTTCCTTCATAAAACTCAGTATTCTTATCATAATCAGACACTTCTGAAATATAATTTCTTCCTGCAACAAGCAAATAATGGTTTCCAGAACTTACATTTTTCACACTTACAGTCCCTCTGTATAATAAATGATAATCTTCGTGGTAATTTTCTTTTAAGCCTTTTAAGTTGGTTCTATTTTCTTCGTATAAATTTTCATAGTAAGATAAGCTGCGATATTTAATATTCTTATCGGCAACATACTTTAAGTAATCTTCTTTTGATTTGAAATAAGACGGCTTATAAATGGCACAATAACCAGGGTACCAAACAGGCACATAATGATTATCTAATAAATTATGACTCCCTTTTTCGAAAATAATGGGATGGTCATAGACTCTTGGGTTATAAAACTTGAAATTCCCAATTTTAAATAGTTCACATTCATTTACAATTTTGCTATCAATGTCTGTTTTACAAGAAACATTTACTAAGCAAAAAACAATTAAAACTCTAAATAATTTACTCATATTCTAAGGTATTAGTATAATCTTAAAACTTGGTAGTTAAATCCATTCTTAAAATTACGGGGTTAGTTTTTTTTGATATTAATTTTTTAATTATACAAAACATACATAATAATGAGGGAACCACTTATGAGGGAAATTAAAACTGAGAATCAATATCTACTTAATACTTAAACAAAATACTTGTCACTTATTAGTATGGCAGCTATTTACATTTATCAGTTTTAACTATAAGAGAAAGCAAATATATAAAAAAAATCATAAAATCGGACAAAAGGTAAAAAAAATCGATAAAAAAACAAATTATTGCTTTTTTGACAAAAAAATAATGTTAAACAACTATTATTTATAAAATAAATTAAATTCTTACTAAACAAAACAAAAAATTACCTTATTCTTTAATACTACATATAAGATGAATAATTAATATTTGTCATTCAAATAATAGGAGATAAACTTAATTTATAGTTGTATAGTTACAGTAAAACAAGAGCAGCCTGAACTAAAATTTACTTCATTATACCATATACTTCTATAGGTTTTTCTATCTATCTAGCAATAGTTATGAGTCCTTTTACTTGGAAGATCCTTTCTCTTCTATTTTTTGTTGATGGTATAATTTAGGACGTTCTTCATTGTAATCACAATCTTGGAAAATACCACAAGATGTGCTAGATCGCACTAAAGATTTAGTATGTGCATTTTTAGATAATGCTTCTATTTCTGGAGTTAAATATTTCATCTGTTAATATTTATTATAATTACCGCTTTAAACAATATAAAATACCACCTAAAAGATGTTGTTTAAATTCAGGAACTTCATACGATTCACTGGTATGCCCTAAACCTGTATAAAAAGACCGACCTCCATCAAATTCATGGTACCAAGCAATGGGATGGTTGATGCCATTTTTTCCACCTTCATAAGTCGATTCATCTAAATTCAATAATACATTTATATCTTGATTGATAGATTTAAAGTTATACCATTCGTCGAAATGAATCCACTGTTCTTGCAAATGTTTAGTAGATAAATGTGTACTATTTAATCGTGTAATGGTTGCTGTTGCTTGTTTTGGATGATCTAAAAAATAAGCTCCAACCAGTTTACCAAACCAAGGCCATTCAAATTCGGTATCGGTAGCTGCGTGTACCCCCATAAAACTTCCTCCACTTTTTATATAGGCTTCAAATGCTTGTTCTTGGCTTGTATTCAAAACATCACCCGTAGTATTTAAAAAAATAACTAATTGATACTGTTTTAATTTTTTTTTAGAAAATAACTCAGAATCTTCTGTTTGCGTCACCTCAAAATTATTTTTCAAACCTAGTTCTTCAATAGCTTTAACACCTGCTTCAATTGATTTATGATGATATCCACTTGTTTTTGTAAAAACAAGCACTTTTTCTGGACCCTCAATTACGTTAGTAGCTTTACACGAGAGCATTAAAAAAACAATGAGAACTGTTAAGATCTTTTTCATAAAACTAATTTAAGGACATTAAATATTTTTTAGGCGTTGTGCCGTATTTCTTTTTAAAAGCTGCAATAAAATGACTCGATGTACTGTATCCCACTTTTAAACCGACTTCATTAACATTATTTTCACCTGATTCCAAAAGTTTTCTTGCAACTTCCATTTTATAATCGAACAAAAAACTAAACACTGAATCTCCATAAATTTGCTTAAAACCTTCCTTTAGTTTTTTAAGGTTCAATCCAATTTCATCGGCTAATTCTTGTAAACTTGGTGGTTCTGCCATTCGAGCGATGATGATATCTTTGGCTCTTCTAATTTTAATCACATTGGTTTCGTCAACTAAAAATGGGCATTGTTCAATATTAGCATCTTCGCTTCTGTTGAAATATAAACTTAAAAGTTCATAGGCTTTACCTTTAAAATATAAATCTTTAATAGACTGATTGAGATTGTAATTGATTAACTGATTGAGAACAATAGCCATAGACGGTGTAATGTTACCATCTTTGTAATATTTCTTGTCTTTATTATCTTCATTTAAAAATGAAATATAATCGGCTTCTTGAGAGA
The genomic region above belongs to Mariniflexile litorale and contains:
- a CDS encoding enoyl-CoA hydratase-related protein — protein: MAYNNILVEENNGITTITINRPNKLNALNKETIEELHEAFKDEEEDEDTKVIILTGSGVKAFVAGADISEFSNFSVAEGTKLAAKGQEILFDFVENLSKPVIAAVNGFALGGGLELAMACHFRVASDTAKMGLPEVSLGVIPGYGGTQRLPQLIGKGRAMEMIMTAGMIDANQALNYGLVNHVVPQEELLLLCEKIANKIANNSLVAIGSAIKAINANFKDGVNGFDVEIQEFGNCFGTDDFTEGTTAFLEKRKADFSGK
- a CDS encoding ATP-binding protein; this translates as MKLKKLSLRTRIFLAMILLVLMASVLISIVAIYQYKEQSQDYHTERLERKEENIQTHLKRVLNGRQNTWEVKTENIPIIFKDEVYNIADIHKLQINLYDLEGSLLISSKAGLQNNEADQCLDAETLNAISNTALHRHVDKRIENGETFQSSYTYLIDQKSKAIAILNLPYLEKDDFLTKELEEFLKRIAVAFMFVLLMAIAIAFLLSKYITKSLKTISDKINTTRLEKRNQKIVVDDTSEEISTLVSSYNSMIDELEESAIQLARSEREQAWREMAKQVAHEIKNPLTPMRLTVQNFQRKFNPEDEHIHSKLDEYSKTLIQQIDTMSSIASAFSNFAKMPAQQNETLNVVNIVRLALEIFNEDYIDFSAEKDEIIAKLDRTQLIRVVTNLVKNATQAMPENQAPKISINVSTSNDEVVITISDNGSGILEENMDKVFEPKFTTKTSGMGLGLAMVKNIVETYNGTISFTTEKDKGTVFRVTFPKAY
- a CDS encoding CopD family protein is translated as MEYYNYIKSFHLIFVITWFAGLFYIPRLFVYQIEAFHKPSPDKEILGKQLKLMAKRLWFIITWPSAILATIFAIWLLILQPFWLQQPWMQVKLAFVILLFIYHLKTHQYYNQLQNDVVKKSSSFMRIWNEGATFILFAVVFLVVLKSAINWVWGVVGILVLGVLIMLGFKIYKNIRDKNADA
- a CDS encoding MATE family efflux transporter: MAKVASQDLGSQPIGKILIKQAVPASIGILVMSLNILVDTIFVGHWIGSTAIAAINVVLPVSFFIAALGMAIGIGGSSIISRALGSNNPVKALKTFGNQITLTLFLTITLAVVGLIYQDAIILSFGGKGAIFEPAKVYYTIVLYGVPFLALSMMGNTVIRAEGKPKFAMYAMMIPSVSNLILDYIFINVLDLGMEGAAWATSISYIICFIFILWFFLSKNSELKINASHFGLNRSIVSEIGSLGFVTLARQAVVSVTYLFMNNILFDLGGETSVTAYAIVGRMLMFAMFPVLGITQGFLPIAGFNYGAENYDRVRQSINTAIKYAAILSTCIFIVLMVFPEAITRMFTTDLDVIEQTPSDMRWVFAATPIIAIQLIGAAYFQSIGKAIPALLLTLTRQGFFFIPLILILPKFYGELGVWISFPISDVLSTIVTAYFLNREIKTNLITQPM
- the hemH gene encoding ferrochelatase translates to MKGILLVNLGSPDSPTPKDVKKYLGEFLMDERVIDIPFIARAALVKGIILKTRPKQSAAAYKKIWWEEGSPLIVLSERLQKKLQNQISLPVSLAMRYGSMTIKKGLQELVDKGVDEVLLFPLYPQFAMATTETITVLAEELRQQFFPNLKIESVPAFYNKPDYIEVLSDSIKRHLETKNYEHLLFSYHGVPERHIRKSDITKSHCKIDGSCCATPSKAHEFCYRHQCLEVTRLVAEKLQFQEGTYSTSFQSRLGFDPWLQPYTDRTIERLGKKGVKNMAIVTPAFVSDCLETLEEIAMEGQEIFHEMGGKDFTTVPCLNDDNAWVSLLSKWINAWAMIETIQS
- a CDS encoding ThuA domain-containing protein; the encoded protein is MKKILTVLIVFLMLSCKATNVIEGPEKVLVFTKTSGYHHKSIEAGVKAIEELGLKNNFEVTQTEDSELFSKKKLKQYQLVIFLNTTGDVLNTSQEQAFEAYIKSGGSFMGVHAATDTEFEWPWFGKLVGAYFLDHPKQATATITRLNSTHLSTKHLQEQWIHFDEWYNFKSINQDINVLLNLDESTYEGGKNGINHPIAWYHEFDGGRSFYTGLGHTSESYEVPEFKQHLLGGILYCLKR
- a CDS encoding AraC family transcriptional regulator is translated as MVKNNDESSQKNNAVSSFEETKVDDGFLVLVYKNDGSETQSLLKEIHSDYIQFHFCVKGSSKFVFNEGRYVLNILEENSLLLYNPQRDLPINLQVSPHSWMVSVLISIKKFHGLFSQEADYISFLNEDNKDKKYYKDGNITPSMAIVLNQLINYNLNQSIKDLYFKGKAYELLSLYFNRSEDANIEQCPFLVDETNVIKIRRAKDIIIARMAEPPSLQELADEIGLNLKKLKEGFKQIYGDSVFSFLFDYKMEVARKLLESGENNVNEVGLKVGYSTSSHFIAAFKKKYGTTPKKYLMSLN